A part of Neoarius graeffei isolate fNeoGra1 chromosome 8, fNeoGra1.pri, whole genome shotgun sequence genomic DNA contains:
- the LOC132890397 gene encoding alcohol dehydrogenase class-3-like yields MGTENKVIRCKAAVVWEPGKSLAVEEVEVSPPKEHEVRIKIVVSSVCHTDWLYLRDCETGVKTQSFPLIVGHEGAGVVESVGPGVTTVQPGDKVIILFLSECRECDYCLSQKTNHSLINREKTQQGVLADGTSRFTCKGQQVYQFEGVSTLSEYTVVPEHNVTRIHRDAPLDKVCFLGCGIAALNTGKVEHGSVCAVFGLGAVGLATVMGCKSAGAARIIGIDINAEKYEVAKRFGVTDFVNPNDHSKPIQEVLMEMTSGGVDYSFECVGNVTLMRAAFESCKTPCGTCVAVGWTENNLILQSPEDRVYERMCKGLIFGGLRSVTLVTKLVHDYICLLLDEGTYTSSLVEINHVFKLMTSGESVRSVIKM; encoded by the exons ATGGGGACTGAGAATAAG GTGATCaggtgtaaagcggctgtggtgtgGGAACCTGGAAAGTCTCTCGCTGTTGAAGAAGTGGAAGTTTCTCCACCTAAAGAACATGAAGTGAGAATTAAG ATagtggtgagcagtgtgtgtCACACAGACTGGTTATATTTGCGTGATTGTGAGACAGGAGTGAAGACTCAGTCGTTTCCCCTCATTGTGGGTCATGAAGGTGCCGGGGTGGTGGAGAGTGTCGGCCCGGGGGTGACCACTGTGCAGCCAG GTGATAAAGTGATCATTCTCTTCCTGTCTGAGTGCAGAGAGTGTGACTACTGTCTGAGCCAAAAGACAAACCACAGCTTAATCAACCG TGAG AAGACTCAGCAGGGTGTGTTAGCTGATGGTACGAGTCGTTTCACCTGTAAGGGTCAGCAGGTGTATCAGTTTGAAGGTGTGAGCACTTTGTCTGAATACACCGTTGTTCCTGAACACAATGTCACAAGGATTCACCGAGATGCACCGCTGGATAAAGTCTGTTTCCTCGGCTGTGGAATCGCAGCACTAAACAcgggcaaa GTGGAGCATGGTTCTGTCTGTGCCGTGTTCGGTTTGGGAGCCGTCGGTCTCGCCACGGTGATGGGCTGTAAATCTGCTGGAGCTGCCAGGATCATCGGCATCGACATCAACGCGGAGAAATATGAAGTTGCCAAGAGGTTCGGTGTCACTGACTTTGTGAACCCTAACGATCACAGCAAACCCATTCAGGAGGTGCTGATGGAGATGACGAGTGGAGGAGTGGACTACAGCTTCGAGTGTGTGGGGAACGTCACACTTATG AGGGCAGCATTTGAGAGCTGCAAGACTCCCTGTGGAACCTGTGTGGCTGTGGGATGGACTGAAAACAACCTGATCTTGCAGTCACCTGAGGACCGTGTGTATGAACGGATGTGTAAGGGACTTATCTTTGGTG GATTGAGGAGTGTGACTCTTGTAACCAAACTGGTGCACGACTACATCTGTCTTTTGCTGGATGAGGGGACATACACGTCCTCTCTGGTGGAGATTAATCACGTCTTCAAACTGATGACCAGTGGGGAAAG tGTTCGGTCGGTGATAAAAATGTGA